A single Eremothecium sinecaudum strain ATCC 58844 chromosome VIII, complete sequence DNA region contains:
- the SRB8 gene encoding Srb8p (Syntenic homolog of Ashbya gossypii AGL226C; Syntenic homolog of Saccharomyces cerevisiae YCR081W (SRB8)) translates to MSPNKYILTPPDDLHPLNGDEANQEKVYPDFEPWSHNSMDDKLLLSYVGKGHYNGAKVNFESISARSSLQESLPKVADMLADQFSKVIQLREQNINKISSTTDENTAVKPKFMDLAGPGFSLPNRVTLTDQRKAQWLQELSSPNVSLGKLAKSIPYGFKRKQILEQCYLKQIPIQRAIWLIESSYAMDWKSSTSKLKPGQTAESVVSQLYNLWTNNMVSIMERLIFEMPKYYNDIGQLKVWKLRVSYYIKLIGNCYSMGLLDKAVFTHWLVEVVEKIENFEFLPLCLHLLSVFWAELCPIPIEGDMPGETFIISKVTSVLLQKYHIVTQSKAMINDENCIINDLQRNAKLKETILGKLKSFILDIFHNQSLEAFIMPNQNWDMYKSCLYDIVGVDKMMGEKSIVIKKKLELITYRNDSLKFNSLTQCSKNLHQGCDNDPMDIDSNELNGLLFVPCIDPEITTILDNVTPGYDWSNFVQQKFTHVEQVIQLIVWAITPSRKSRYDSAHLVAKLVLLKSTSQESLQEYNMEDFIWKFVFHLSKLSESELTNIVTMPNLFELLNIFISYGIIKVPTYIRKLISSGIMYIPDSKDKFFHCRLLINLKVSPLMKNQYNMVLKNIMEYDSTYFTNFNYDQLQNLLAMAREQLLLDDFEDLPAQPISVKIWVSEWYLSYICSPADDGLKKVDRATIMKNFTIFSVHLKEVIHFYKWVEFIVYHQLLLDLDALNALVDILLCYENLLPLLVNDLILFMKTIIHIYSKELRKTDRTSYEVREFNHFWKFFMKNFPYLVELDSDLQLQLAEVYDSERSRIEKLTKSNVDALALYCDINEIHDENLVKFNAHTFPSIFQQNLKTLLKSDDDDARKNAHKSLLLLMIANIGDYNKFMSIFLKRKDFEIEQLIMLISLKLLTLDLVHKVIGEKFLPEIICKSEYSYGLWFELHKKRYIRKNLKLITSICQPSKLPTNNNFFIDILVEHGTCTKLQEQTCSILYNYLKQHKGDYSLIVRLLNYGIPVELLEEEEIVINPTKLYSRLNFTNMWIFQALTKFYTEALLNEELSDGQTMKDFVFEVIDLTKHDVLCSHVFNMVTHVEVIEKLLQVVEADFFKKCLSDEPDDVQFLTVMIETIMTLSRKVNQGKDRIIMDDNSYQLLQRSMEKFSSMDQTSLKNAGTKLNIYLKIFLVHQRFIFNKICESIRQNYTMCSKLPKSLRLLFENTGFDLKLKLLLYDILSSLKSMAIYESTRKPEVSINGRKFNVPEELQNLPPFHISSFLDESMSITKNDFNSLGIKEHEIMNERNDKNHFFIYNKKKKQYECELDVEPFQLLINYQSKEPGINGHCFNDTVLSLNLFDARFDRKNPT, encoded by the coding sequence ATGTCTCCCAACAAATATATTCTAACACCACCGGACGATTTGCACCCTTTGAATGGAGATGAAGCGAATCAAGAGAAGGTATATCCAGATTTTGAACCTTGGTCCCATAATTCAATGGATGACAAGTTATTACTTAGTTACGTTGGTAAAGGACACTATAATGGCGCTAAAGTTAACTTTGAAAGCATATCTGCTCGCTCTTCTTTGCAGGAGTCACTACCGAAGGTTGCGGACATGCTGGCAGACCAGTTTTCTAAAGTCATTCAACTAAGGGAGCAAAATATAAATAAGATTTCATCAACTACAGACGAAAATACAGCTGTTAAGCCAAAATTTATGGATTTGGCAGGTCCTGGTTTTAGTCTGCCTAATAGAGTAACTTTAACTGATCAAAGAAAAGCTCAGTGGTTACAAGAACTTAGCTCACCGAATGTGTCATTGGGGAAACTTGCAAAGTCTATACCTTACGGGTTTAAACGAAAGCAAATTCTGGAGCAATGTTACCTGAAGCAAATACCCATTCAAAGGGCGATTTGGTTAATTGAAAGTAGTTATGCCATGGATTGGAAATCGTCGACAAGCAAATTAAAACCAGGACAAACGGCCGAATCGGTTGTTAGTCAACTTTATAATCTTTGGACTAATAATATGGTAAGTATAATGGAGAGGCTAATATTTGAAATGCCAAAGTACTACAATGATATTGGACAATTGAAAGTTTGGAAATTACGGGTCTCCTATTACATTAAATTAATAGGGAATTGTTATAGCATGGGATTACTAGATAAAGCCGTGTTCACTCACTGGTTGGTTGAAGTAGTGGAAAAGATTGAGAACTTTGAATTTCTACCTTTATGTCTCCATCTACTAAGTGTGTTTTGGGCGGAATTATGTCCGATACCGATTGAGGGTGATATGCCAGGCGAAACGTTTATAATATCGAAGGTTACAAGCGTTCTTCTGCAGAAATACCATATAGTGACTCAAAGCAAGGCAATGATAAATGATGAAAATTGCATTATCAATGACCTACAAAGGAATGCGAAACTTAAAGAAACCATTTTGGGAAAGCTGAAATCGTTCATCCTGGACATATTCCACAATCAGTCATTAGAGGCATTTATAATGCCAAATCAGAACTGGGACATGTACAAAAGCTGCTTATATGATATTGTTGGCGTAGATAAAATGATGGGTGAGAAGTCTATTGTTATTAAAAAGAAATTGGAGTTAATTACTTACCGGAATGATTCTTTAAAGTTTAATTCTCTTACCCAATGTTCCAAGAATCTCCATCAAGGATGTGATAACGATCCCATGGATATCGATAGTAATGAATTGAATGGCTTATTGTTTGTACCATGCATCGATCCGGAAATTACCACTATTCTTGATAATGTCACTCCAGGTTATGATTGGAGCAATTTTGTTCAACAGAAATTTACTCATGTTGAACAAGTCATACAGTTGATTGTTTGGGCTATAACTCCTTCGCGTAAGTCCAGATATGACAGTGCTCATCTGGTTGCCAAGTTGGTGCTTTTAAAATCCACTTCTCAAGAAAGCTTACAGGAATATAACATGGAGGATTTTATATGGAAGTTTGTTTTCCATCTTTCAAAACTATCCGAATCCGAACTAACAAATATTGTGACTATGCCCAATTTGTTTGAGTTATTGAATATATTCATCTCTTACGGTATCATTAAAGTCCCCACATATATCAGAAAGCTAATCAGTTCTGGTATTATGTATATTCCCGATTCAAAAGACAAATTCTTTCATTGCAGATTGTTAATAAACTTGAAAGTTTCACCACTGATGAAGAATCAATATAATATGGTTTTGAAGAACATAATGGAGTATGATTCCACCTACTTTACCAACTTTAATTATGATCAGTTACAAAACCTATTAGCAATGGCCAGGGAACAACTTTTATTAGATGACTTTGAAGATTTACCCGCGCAACCGATAAGTGTTAAAATCTGGGTTTCAGAGTGGTATTTGAGTTACATCTGTTCCCCTGCTGATGACGGACTAAAAAAAGTTGATAGAGCTACAATTATGAAGAACTTTACCATCTTTAGTGTCCATTTAAAAGAAGTAATTCACTTTTATAAATGGGTCGAGTTTATCGTATATCATCAGTTACTATTGGATCTCGATGCACTTAACGCTCTGGTTGATATTTTATTATGTTACGAAAACTTACTGCCACTTCTTGTGAATGATCTGATCCTATTCATGAAAACCATAATTCATATTTATTCTAAGGAACTAAGGAAAACTGACAGGACATCTTATGAAGTCAGAGAATTTAATCATTTTTGGAAGTTTTTTATGAAGAACTTTCCATATCTAGTCGAACTTGATTCCGACCTACAGTTACAGCTAGCAGAAGTTTATGATTCAGAAAGAAGTCGCATAGAAAAGCTCACAAAATCAAATGTGGATGCACTTGCTTTATACTGTGATATAAATGAGATTCATGACGAAAATCTAGTGAAATTTAATGCTCATACCTTTCCCAGTATTTTCCAACAAAATTTGAAGACATTATTAAAATCTGACGACGATGATGCTAGGAAGAATGCACATAAAAGCCTCTTGCTCCTAATGATAGCAAACATAGGAGATTACAACAAATTTATGTCtatatttttgaaaagaaaaGATTTTGAAATAGAGCAGTTGATCATGCTTATATCACTAAAGCTGTTAACACTTGATCTAGTTCACAAGGTGATTGGAGAGAAATTCTTGCCAGAAATAATATGCAAGAGTGAATATTCTTACGGATTATGGTTTGAATTGCACAAGAAAAGATATATTCGGAAAAATCTCAAATTAATAACGTCAATCTGCCAGCCATCAAAATTGCCAACTAATAACAACTTCTTTATTGATATTTTGGTGGAACATGGGACCTGCACGAAATTACAGGAGCAAACTTGTTCTATCCTTTATAATTATTTGAAACAACATAAAGGAGATTATTCTTTGATTGTCCGGCTTCTAAATTATGGTATTCCTGTAGAATTGCTTGAGGAGGAAGAGATTGTAATTAACCCAACAAAGCTCTACAGTCGGTTGAATTTTACTAATATGTGGATATTTCAAGCCCTCACAAAGTTCTACACTGAAGCACTTCTGAACGAGGAACTATCAGATGGTCAGACTATGAAGGATTTTGTTTTTGAAGTTATTGACTTAACAAAACATGACGTGCTATGCTCACACGTTTTTAACATGGTTACGCATGTAGAAGTCATCGAAAAGTTGCTGCAAGTTGTAGAAGCTGACTTCTTTAAAAAATGTCTTTCGGATGAGCCAGATGACGTCCAATTCCTGACGGTAATGATTGAAACTATAATGACATTATCTCGGAAAGTGAATCAAGGTAAAGATAGAATAATAATGGATGATAACTCATACCAATTACTGCAGCGCTCAATGGAAAAATTTAGCAGCATGGACCAAACCTCCCTAAAAAACGCAGGTACTAAATTGAATATTTATCTTAAGATATTCCTTGTCCACCAGAggtttatttttaataaaatatGCGAGTCTATACGACAGAATTATACTATGTGCAGCAAGTTGCCAAAATCTTTAAGACTTTTATTTGAAAACACTGGCTTTGATTTGAAATTAAAGTTACTGTTATACGATATATTGTCCTCATTAAAGTCCATGGCCATATATGAATCAACTAGGAAACCAGAAGTCTCGATAAATGGTAGAAAGTTTAATGTTCCTGAAGAGTTACAGAACTTACCTCCATTTCACATATCCTCATTCCTGGACGAAAGTATGTCAATTACTAAAAACGATTTCAACTCTCTAGGGATTAAAGAACACGAAATCATGAATGAGAGGAATGACAAGAACCATTTCTTCATATAcaataaaaagaaaaagcAATACGAATGCGAGTTAGACGTTGAACCTTTTCAGTTGTTGATCAACTATCAAAGCAAAGAGCCAGGTATTAATGGCCATTGCTTCAATGACACTGTTTTGAGCTTAAATCTGTTTGATGCCAGATTTGACAGAAAAAACCCAACATGA
- the ZRG17 gene encoding Zn(2+) transporter ZRG17 (Syntenic homolog of Ashbya gossypii AGL227W; Syntenic homolog of Saccharomyces cerevisiae YNR039C (ZRG17)), protein MNKNSIKDKVTINGSEKMFNIDADEVDILHPSVISFSEEEGLQNSSLTSNRQPQTPTRAMNSIIEEEDSPDVTCSTVEDASDLYASVPGSQQGKRLSFYSNKESNNSSTSLIMNKGFIFGGDSVFSSANQTTVDENFVPYQVGQGYSGSASKRNSQSLKYVPIPKLPPVNRTRSPNRNTRSPSPERIATRGNKPSGKSDGGPFNFSSSSLQPPQSGSRTLFRKGHRYKHSSVSMNFFQEPEVKVPLNIAKSLPVPDFSDLKLNFTWPTHHIQLGLVVLQALSCLTVFHFGQSNTWTNFFTLSHFILYDILGSLAVVFIDLLSYFEVWGTSTIRYPFGLKRIDVLISFGFAISMCFVGLDLVFHVVEEIVVLFVESSNHEQHVDLVENIPHSHNSSITDSDMLLWYSVLCASAVISTATLWFTFYSKNNIDNKYKTKTPFITLLYTSYLMMYPIIAGFTRFTDFVATISIALFIIYYGLKVVKWTGTMLLMGFPVTSLESQGGMFLADKDFVKPAKAEDSGAVIEEDYVPEMHMRSKMFFDQEYEPTIVKAKLGEKIEQLNAFKSNCTFKYTDLIISNVNFNFYIVLMRLNMKGGSNEEELALRLEIDKCVRTFFQNVETTLEIERL, encoded by the coding sequence ATGAACAAGAATTCAATAAAAGACAAAGTTACTATCAATGGTAGCGAGAAAATGTTTAATATAGATGCAGATGAGGTAGATATCTTACACCCATCAGTAATTTCATTTTCAGAAGAGGAAGGTCTTCAAAATTcaagtttgacctcaaatAGACAGCCGCAAACACCTACGCGAGCAATGAATAGCATAATAGAAGAGGAAGACAGTCCGGATGTAACGTGTAGCACTGTTGAAGATGCCTCAGATTTATATGCTAGCGTTCCTGGATCGCAACAAGGCAAACGGCTTTCATTTTATTCCAATAAAGAAAGTAACAACTCATCTACTTCATTGATAATGAATAAGGGCTTTATATTTGGAGGCGATTCAGTCTTTTCAAGTGCTAACCAGACTACTGTAGATGAAAATTTTGTGCCTTATCAAGTAGGCCAAGGGTATTCTGGTAGTGCTAGTAAGCGAAATTCTCAGTCTCTAAAGTATGTGCCCATACCGAAACTTCCTCCAGTTAACAGAACTAGATCTCCAAATAGAAACACAAGATCACCATCACCTGAACGAATTGCAACTCGCGGTAACAAACCTTCAGGAAAGAGTGATGGGGGCCCATTTAATTTCTCGTCATCATCACTACAACCACCACAATCAGGATCGCGTACATTGTTCCGTAAGGGACATCGGTATAAGCACTCATCGGTATCAATGAACTTCTTTCAAGAACCAGAAGTGAAAGTTCCTTTGAATATTGCAAAATCGCTACCTGTGCCAGATTTTTCAGATCTAAAATTGAATTTTACATGGCCAACCCACCATATACAATTGGGTTTAGTTGTGCTACAGGCGCTATCTTGCCTTACAGTATTTCATTTCGGTCAATCTAATACTTGGACGAATTTCTTTACACTATCGCATTTCATCCTGTACGATATATTGGGCTCATTGGCTGTCGTGTTTATCGATCTGTTATCTTACTTCGAGGTATGGGGCACAAGTACGATAAGATACCCATTTGGTTTGAAACGTATTGATGTATTGATTTCTTTTGGATTTGCCATCTCTATGTGCTTTGTTGGTTTAGATTTGGTATTTCATGTTGTGGAGGAGATAGTTGTTTTATTCGTTGAAAGTAGTAACCATGAACAACATGTTGACCTTGTTGAAAATATCCCACATTCTCACAATTCGAGCATTACAGATAGTGATATGTTACTCTGGTATTCTGTATTATGTGCTTCGGCAGTTATTTCTACTGCTACTCTGTGGTTTACGTTTTATTCCAAGAACAATATTGATAATAAGTACAAAACAAAGACACCTTTTATTACCTTGCTGTATACCAGTTATCTTATGATGTATCCAATAATAGCAGGGTTTACAAGGTTTACAGATTTTGTTGCTACAATTAGTATTGCcctttttattatttattacGGCCTAAAAGTGGTAAAATGGACTGGAACAATGCTTCTTATGGGTTTTCCTGTAACTTCGCTTGAATCACAGGGTGGTATGTTCCTGGCAGACAAAGATTTTGTAAAGCCAGCGAAAGCTGAGGATTCTGGCGCCGTGATTGAGGAAGATTATGTTCCAGAAATGCATATGCGTTCTAAGATGTTCTTTGACCAAGAATACGAACCTACCATAGTGAAAGCAAAGTTAGGGGAAAAGATAGAACAGTTAAATGCATTCAAGTCTAATTGCACGTTCAAATATACTGATTTGATAATTTCTAATGTCAACTTCAACTTCTATATTGTTCTAATGAGACTCAATATGAAAGGCGGTTCAAACGAGGAAGAATTGGCACTAAGATTGGAAATCGATAAATGTGTTAGGACGTTTTTTCAAAATGTGGAAACGACTCTTGAAATAGAGCGTTTATAA
- the AHC2 gene encoding Ahc2p (Syntenic homolog of Ashbya gossypii AGL228C; Syntenic homolog of Saccharomyces cerevisiae YCR082W (AHC2)) has protein sequence MSTPNGVLEAVKRFQKEPLEENRDYMVLQQAKNHVERRLPEMKYLSKQMQQLYQLLDKTRNYQEFVDVLMNNGPLLQEIFMLERHTQRKPPTPRINWRKFGLDVEEYLIENHMEGLGADCGWAFND, from the coding sequence ATGTCTACACCTAATGGGGTACTAGAAGCTGTGAAGCGGTTTCAGAAGGAACCTTTGGAGGAAAACCGTGACTATATGGTGCTGCAGCAAGCTAAGAATCATGTAGAACGGCGGCTACCCGAGATGAAGTACCTGTCAAAACAGATGCAACAGCTATACCAGCTGCTAGACAAAACAAGGAACTACCAGGAATTTGTTGATGTGTTAATGAACAACGGGCCTTTGTTGCAGGAGATTTTTATGTTAGAGCGGCATACGCAGCGGAAGCCTCCAACCCCAAGGATAAACTGGCGTAAGTTTGGACTGGATGTGGAGGAATACTTGATAGAGAACCATATGGAGGGTCTTGGCGCCGACTGCGGTTGGGCATTTAATGATTAA
- the MRX15 gene encoding Mrx15p (Syntenic homolog of Ashbya gossypii AGL230C; Syntenic homolog of Saccharomyces cerevisiae YNR040W), translated as MTSMMYPVTDKIAKLASSRVPQLIYSYRPGRLVKFGTWILSVTFLGYGLSFADWSISSTLNLFDEEKEKALTEEKPWYKEPSLLLAGRLGLSSLMVTIPLALSVSAIYLKSRILTNISYIPGSPAKFEMTRFSALGREIKEVAVMENLTSKSKIYTGVGKNGMEDRSSFFFFVTDSTKPTLKGLYIFNRSADIWKNDGRIFDLLFRRTPTDNSKSNGESATVKIRHSTSAEEIIKKTSARAKVNGFDSRDIVRQK; from the coding sequence ATGACGAGCATGATGTACCCAGTAACAGACAAGATAGCTAAGTTAGCATCGAGCCGTGTTCCGCAACTTATCTACTCTTACCGTCCTGGGAGGCTGGTAAAGTTTGGAACATGGATTTTATCTGTCACCTTTCTAGGGTACGGTCTTTCGTTCGCAGACTGGTCCATTTCATCGACGCTGAATTTATTTGATGAGGAAAAGGAAAAAGCACTAACTGAAGAGAAACCATGGTATAAGGAGCCTTCATTACTATTAGCAGGTAGATTGGGTCTAAGTTCATTAATGGTTACAATTCCGCTAGCGTTATCTGTTTCAGCTATATATTTAAAGTCAAGAATTCTAACCAACATATCTTACATACCGGGTTCCCCTGCTAAGTTTGAAATGACTAGATTTTCAGCTTTAGGAAGAGAGATTAAAGAAGTAGCAGTTATGGAAAATCTTACAAGTAAATCGAAAATCTATACTGGTGTTGGAAAGAATGGAATGGAGGACCGTTCTTCttttttcttcttcgtcaCCGACAGCACGAAACCTACGTTAAAGGGTCTTTATATCTTCAATAGATCAGCTGATATCTGGAAAAATGATGGACGAATTTTTGATTTGTTATTTAGACGAACTCCGACAGACAATTCTAAATCTAATGGTGAGTCGGCCACCGTTAAAATTAGACACTCAACGTCCGCTGAAGAAATCATAAAAAAAACAAGTGCCAGAGCCAAAGTCAACGGTTTTGACAGTAGGGATATAGTTAGGCAGAAATAG
- the COQ2 gene encoding 4-hydroxybenzoate octaprenyltransferase (Syntenic homolog of Ashbya gossypii AGL231W; Syntenic homolog of Saccharomyces cerevisiae YNR041C (COQ2)), producing the protein MFLKCGLAWRLPLGSRVPCKRFISYTFPRPNSKLAHPKELFTEEGRAKAREERIKGLGPYVSKLPEKLIPYAELMRLEKPVGTWLLYMPCTWSITVAAMQTGAPITSTLTMLGLFGAGAIFARGAGCTINDLLDRNLDNKVIRSVERPLASGRVTPTQAKIFFVFQTALSAGVLLMLPSSCFWLGFASFPIVCTYPLFKRFTYYPQVALSSCFAWGALLGFPAMGVMDVPTMIPLYLSSFLWCMTYDTIYAHQDKVFDKSAGIKSTALKWGKHSKKIMQGMSVAQVGMLYLAAFNGGFLAGPGFIAGSAIFTYRLFNMIRKVNLNDPKDCWRAFLSNINSGLYLTAALFFDFLLGSFGLI; encoded by the coding sequence ATGTTCCTAAAGTGTGGTCTAGCCTGGAGATTACCACTTGGATCTCGCGTACCATGTAAAAGGTTTATTAGCTACACATTTCCTCGTCCAAATTCTAAGCTTGCACATCCGAAGGAACTATTTACTGAAGAGGGTAGAGCGAAGGCTCGCGAGGAGCGAATAAAGGGTTTAGGCCCATATGTCTCCAAGCTTCCAGAGAAATTGATACCCTATGCTGAATTGATGCGGTTAGAAAAGCCTGTCGGGACATGGCTATTGTATATGCCCTGCACGTGGTCTATAACAGTAGCTGCTATGCAGACAGGAGCGCCAATAACCTCTACGCTAACAATGTTGGGTCTTTTTGGAGCTGGTGCAATTTTTGCGAGAGGTGCTGGTTGTACCATTAATGATTTATTGGATAGGAACTTAGATAACAAGGTAATTAGATCCGTCGAGCGCCCACTCGCAAGTGGCCGTGTTACACCAACCCAGGCTAAGATATTTTTTGTATTTCAAACGGCATTGAGTGCTGGAGTGCTGCTCATGCTCCCGTCCAGTTGTTTCTGGCTGGGATTTGCATCTTTCCCAATTGTTTGCACTTATCCATTATTTAAGAGGTTCACGTACTACCCGCAAGTTGCCCTCTCATCGTGTTTTGCATGGGGCGCATTATTGGGCTTCCCCGCTATGGGAGTCATGGATGTCCCTACCATGATTCCACTGTACTTAAGCAGTTTCCTCTGGTGTATGACTTATGACACGATATACGCACACCAGGATAAGGTTTTCGATAAGTCTGCAGGGATCAAATCCACTGCATTGAAGTGGGGCAAGCACTCGAAAAAAATTATGCAAGGAATGTCTGTTGCACAAGTGGGAATGCTGTATTTGGCTGCCTTTAATGGTGGCTTCTTAGCAGGACCAGGTTTCATTGCCGGTTCCGCGATATTCACTTACAGATTGTTCAATATGATCAGGAAAGTCAATTTGAACGATCCAAAGGACTGTTGGAGAGCATTTTTAAGTAACATTAACTCAGGGCTATACTTAACAGCTGCGCTGTTTTTTGACTTCTTACTGGGGAGCTTTGGGCTAATTTAA
- the MVD1 gene encoding diphosphomevalonate decarboxylase MVD1 (Syntenic homolog of Ashbya gossypii AGL232C; Syntenic homolog of Saccharomyces cerevisiae YNR043W (MVD1); 1-intron in Ashbya gossypii) has product MSIHIASTTAPVNIATLKYWGKRDTALNLPTNSSISVTLAQDDLRTLTTAATSEEFPEDKLWLNGKEESLQNPRTQSCLKDLRDLRKQLEEADPSLPPFSKWKLHIVSENNFPTAAGLASSAAGFAALIMSIAKLYKLPQDASELSKIARKGSGSACRSLFGGYVAWEMGSNTDGSDSKAVQIADVDHWPDIKAIVLVVSADKKDTPSTSGMQATVATSELFQHRIHNVVPKRFQEMKTAILNKDFAAFADLTMKDSNSFHATCLDSYPPIFYMNDTSRKIVKLCHEINQFYNETIVAYTYDAGPNAVLYYLKENEDKLFTILYKIFGNNSGWESKLTPQKQNFLIEQYNEIKSQLDDNISKMVDAGLNEYITRVILTKVGAGPQETSESLINDLTGLPIVE; this is encoded by the exons ATGTCAATTCATATTGCGTCTACTACCGCACCAGTTAACATTGCT ACCCTCAAGTACTGGGGAAAGAGAGATACAGCCTTAAACCTTCCTACGAACAGCTCGATTTCCGTCACGCTTGCTCAAGACGACCTTCGCACACTCACTACTGCTGCCACCAGCGAAGAATTCCCAGAAGATAAACTATGGTTAAATGGCAAGGAAGAATCCCTCCAAAACCCAAGAACCCAGAGCTGCTTGAAAGACCTTCGCGACCTCAGAAAGCAGCTCGAAGAAGCCGATCCCTCACTTCCCCCATTTTCAAAGTGGAAGCTTCACATCGTGTCCGAGAACAATTTCCCAACCGCTGCCGGCCTCGCCTCCTCCGCTGCCGGTTTTGCCGCCCTAATTATGTCCATTGCTAAACTATACAAGCTTCCACAAGACGCATCAGAACTATCTAAAATTGCCCGTAAGGGCTCTGGATCCGCATGTAGATCACTATTTGGCGGTTACGTAGCTTGGGAAATGGGGTCTAACACCGACGGCTCCGACAGTAAAGCTGTGCAGATTGCAGATGTTGACCACTGGCCGGATATCAAGGCAATCGTACTTGTTGTTAGTGCTGATAAGAAAGATACGCCATCGACAAGTGGTATGCAAGCTACGGTTGCTACATCCGAGCTATTTCAACACAGAATTCACAATGTTGTTCCTAAACGATTCCAAGAAATGAAAACTGCAATCTTAAATAAGGACTTTGCAGCATTTGCAGATCTAACCATGAAGGACTCGAACAGTTTCCACGCGACATGTTTAGATTCCTACCCGCCCATTTTCTACATGAACGACACATCAAGAAAGATTGTTAAACTATGCCATGAAATTAACCAGTTTTACAATGAAACCATTGTAGCGTATACCTACGACGCCGGCCCAAACGCCGTCTTGTATTACTTGAAAGAGAACGAAGATAAGCTGTTTACTATTTTATACAAAATATTCGGAAACAATAGCGGCTGGGAAAGTAAATTAACGCCACAAAAACAAAACTTCCTTATTGAGCAATACAACGAGATCAAGAGCCAATTAGACGACAACATTTCTAAAATGGTCGACGCGGGACTCAATGAGTATATTACAAGAGTAATTTTGACGAAAGTCGGGGCAGGGCCACAAGAAACCTCCGAGTCATTAATCAATGATTTAACAGGCCTACCAATAGTCGAATAA